The proteins below come from a single Chryseobacterium bernardetii genomic window:
- a CDS encoding DNA polymerase III subunit alpha → MFLNCHSFHSLRYGTLSIDDLIYQALALGIKELVLTDINTVTGVYEFKKKCEENNIRPIVGVEVRNGSELYYIAIAKEFSGLAEVNKMLTSYNCDNIELPLQPELIHNFIIYPLSNIPKNLGENEYVGIYEDELNLLIRSEYKKLFPKMVILCPITFSTKKEYNLHRILRAIDNNTLLSKLAEKEVCRKSEYFRSVDSVCKIYRHYPEIIENTQKLLSQCSFEFAFSTPRNRKHYTGTKADDLKLLTRLAYAGLERRYGRNHEIATKRIEKELKVIDELNFSGYFLITWDIIRYSNSMGFMHVGRGSGANSIVAYCLGITDICPIELDLYFERFLNLNRKSPPDFDIDWSWQERDIILDYIFNRYGKEYVAFCGTNVEFKYKSIIREVGKAFGLPKEELDELSKNPERVFRDDIVKQVQKYGKLLEKFPNQRSMHSCGILISEEPLINFTALEMPPKGFPIVQWDMHTAEEIGFEKFDILSQRGLGTINDTVRLLEEKRGIKVNIKDTTLSKDEVKCNDYLSQGRTIGCFYIESPAMRGLLRRLKCDNYKVLVAASSIIRPGVAQSGMMHEYIFRHNNPDQFEYFHPVFEKQLGETYGIMVYQEDVIKIALHYGGVSAADGDILRRAMSGKSRSLSALQKVKEYFFASCSNQGHPEELSREIYRQIESFAGYSFCKAHSASYAVESYQSLYLKVYYPLEFMVSAINNMGGFYRTEVYVHEARMSGGTILNPCVNKSEYETTIYGEEIYLGLMLLEKVESKLAQLIPKERRANGAYKSIEDFIKRIPIGIETLQTLIFIGAFRFTGIPKNELLLKARLLLGEFKPEKRFQTLFEEPIKEYKFPELKRNVFEDAFDEIEILSFPVSCTPFDLLQTKYRGTVMAKDLTDHHKKEVKMLAYLISRKHVPTKRGTMYFGTWIDVEGNYFDTAHFADCLEKYPFQGGGCYLLLGIVEVDFHFPTITITKMAKMPFIPDPRYSHDEEKKYEAQQRIREDVSMTFRAPYPQEHEIGLPRKRF, encoded by the coding sequence ATGTTTTTAAACTGTCATTCCTTTCACAGTCTCCGCTATGGAACACTTTCCATAGACGACCTTATTTATCAGGCTTTAGCACTGGGGATAAAGGAACTTGTTCTAACCGATATTAATACGGTGACCGGAGTGTATGAATTTAAAAAGAAATGCGAAGAAAATAATATCCGCCCGATTGTTGGTGTTGAGGTGCGCAACGGAAGTGAATTATACTATATAGCAATTGCAAAAGAGTTTAGTGGGCTTGCCGAAGTAAACAAAATGCTCACTTCGTACAATTGCGATAATATAGAGTTACCATTGCAGCCTGAATTAATCCACAATTTTATTATATATCCTCTGAGCAATATTCCAAAAAACCTCGGAGAAAATGAATATGTGGGAATCTATGAGGATGAACTTAATCTTTTGATAAGGTCGGAGTATAAAAAGCTGTTTCCCAAAATGGTTATTCTTTGTCCCATTACTTTCAGCACAAAAAAAGAATATAACCTTCATCGGATTTTACGTGCCATTGATAACAATACCCTGCTTTCCAAACTTGCGGAAAAAGAAGTGTGCCGGAAATCTGAATATTTTCGTTCTGTGGATTCAGTATGCAAAATCTATCGTCATTATCCTGAAATTATTGAGAATACGCAAAAATTACTTTCACAATGCAGTTTTGAATTTGCATTTTCGACACCCAGAAATAGAAAACATTATACGGGTACCAAGGCCGATGACCTGAAGCTGCTCACGCGATTGGCTTATGCTGGACTGGAACGTCGTTATGGTAGAAATCACGAGATAGCAACTAAGCGGATCGAAAAGGAATTAAAGGTAATTGATGAACTAAACTTTAGTGGTTATTTTCTAATTACATGGGATATCATCCGATACAGTAATAGCATGGGCTTTATGCATGTGGGACGTGGGAGCGGAGCCAATTCAATTGTTGCATACTGTTTGGGCATTACCGATATATGCCCTATTGAACTGGATCTTTATTTTGAAAGATTCCTGAATCTTAACCGGAAAAGTCCGCCCGACTTTGATATCGATTGGAGCTGGCAGGAAAGAGATATTATACTCGATTATATATTCAATCGGTATGGGAAAGAATATGTCGCATTTTGTGGGACGAATGTTGAATTCAAATATAAGTCGATTATCAGGGAGGTAGGAAAGGCTTTTGGTTTACCAAAGGAGGAGCTTGACGAACTGAGTAAAAATCCCGAAAGAGTTTTTCGGGATGATATTGTGAAGCAGGTACAGAAGTATGGTAAGCTGCTGGAGAAATTTCCGAACCAACGGTCAATGCATTCTTGTGGCATTCTAATCTCTGAAGAACCACTCATAAACTTTACGGCTCTTGAAATGCCCCCAAAAGGATTTCCGATTGTACAATGGGACATGCATACAGCTGAGGAGATCGGTTTTGAAAAATTTGACATTTTATCGCAAAGGGGGCTAGGTACGATCAATGATACCGTAAGGCTACTTGAAGAAAAAAGGGGGATCAAGGTTAATATTAAAGATACCACACTATCTAAAGATGAGGTAAAGTGTAATGACTATCTAAGTCAGGGGCGAACGATAGGTTGCTTCTATATCGAATCGCCTGCTATGCGGGGATTGCTCAGAAGGCTAAAGTGTGATAACTATAAAGTGTTGGTGGCTGCTTCATCCATTATCAGACCAGGTGTCGCTCAGTCCGGAATGATGCACGAGTATATTTTTAGACATAACAATCCTGACCAGTTTGAATATTTCCATCCTGTCTTTGAGAAGCAGCTGGGAGAGACATATGGTATCATGGTATATCAAGAAGATGTTATAAAAATTGCGCTTCATTATGGCGGGGTGTCTGCTGCCGATGGCGATATCCTTAGAAGGGCTATGAGCGGAAAAAGTAGGTCATTAAGTGCACTCCAAAAAGTTAAGGAGTATTTTTTTGCATCTTGCAGCAACCAAGGACACCCAGAGGAGCTGAGCAGGGAAATTTACAGACAGATAGAATCGTTTGCGGGGTATTCGTTTTGTAAAGCCCACTCAGCTTCCTATGCGGTGGAAAGCTATCAGAGCCTGTATCTGAAAGTCTACTATCCTTTGGAATTTATGGTTTCCGCCATAAACAATATGGGCGGATTTTACAGAACGGAAGTGTATGTTCACGAAGCAAGGATGTCCGGAGGAACGATCCTTAATCCATGCGTGAATAAAAGTGAATATGAGACAACAATATATGGTGAGGAAATTTACCTGGGCTTGATGCTACTTGAAAAAGTGGAATCGAAACTCGCTCAGCTTATCCCGAAAGAACGGAGGGCGAATGGAGCGTATAAATCTATTGAGGATTTTATAAAAAGGATTCCAATCGGTATTGAGACTTTACAGACGTTAATCTTTATCGGAGCGTTTCGGTTTACTGGAATACCCAAGAATGAACTTTTACTCAAAGCTAGGCTTTTATTGGGAGAGTTTAAACCTGAGAAAAGGTTTCAGACACTGTTTGAAGAACCTATAAAAGAATACAAGTTTCCAGAATTGAAACGTAATGTTTTTGAAGATGCCTTCGATGAAATTGAGATATTGAGCTTTCCAGTTTCGTGTACACCATTTGATCTGCTGCAGACGAAGTATCGAGGTACGGTTATGGCCAAAGATCTTACGGATCATCACAAAAAAGAGGTGAAGATGCTTGCCTATCTGATTTCAAGGAAACATGTTCCTACAAAAAGGGGAACAATGTACTTTGGTACATGGATAGATGTTGAGGGCAACTATTTTGACACTGCTCATTTTGCTGACTGCCTTGAAAAATATCCATTTCAGGGTGGGGGATGCTATCTATTATTGGGGATTGTGGAAGTTGATTTCCATTTTCCGACAATAACGATCACCAAAATGGCAAAGATGCCATTTATACCTGACCCGCGGTATTCCCATGATGAAGAGAAGAAATATGAAGCGCAACAGCGGATTCGGGAAGATGTCAGTATGACTTTCAGGGCCCCTTATCCGCAGGAACATGAAATAGGACTTCCCAGAAAACGTTTTTAG
- a CDS encoding PA2169 family four-helix-bundle protein translates to MENHKIVEVLNDLIEINNDRAEGFEKAIRDINAENIDLKAAFEKFASQSRSNITELAGLVGSKGEVPEDGNTVLGALHRAWIDIKATFGGSDRHSILEECERGEDAIKKAYKDALQENELGEDVREVLLKQQDGIQASHDAVKALRDLSK, encoded by the coding sequence ATGGAAAATCACAAAATTGTCGAAGTCTTAAATGATTTAATAGAGATCAACAACGATAGAGCTGAAGGCTTTGAAAAAGCTATCAGGGACATTAACGCCGAAAACATAGATCTTAAAGCTGCCTTTGAAAAATTCGCTTCACAAAGCCGAAGCAATATTACAGAGCTTGCGGGACTTGTGGGAAGCAAGGGTGAAGTTCCCGAAGATGGGAATACGGTCCTTGGAGCATTACATCGCGCTTGGATCGATATAAAGGCAACTTTTGGCGGTAGTGACCGTCACAGTATCCTGGAAGAATGTGAACGTGGGGAAGATGCGATTAAAAAGGCATACAAAGACGCACTGCAGGAAAATGAGCTCGGAGAAGATGTTCGTGAAGTTTTATTAAAACAACAGGATGGTATCCAGGCGAGCCATGATGCAGTCAAAGCTCTCAGAGATTTGAGCAAATAA
- a CDS encoding O-methyltransferase, whose amino-acid sequence MPKVTPELFEVLHDSRAENTLARLYKEALKQGWSMVFHFMPKAFKFFGKGIDWKTENESFYEDKYIPILPYQGTFIYMQARALNAKNILEFGTSFGISTIYLAKAAKDNGGKVISTEYLAHKVKIARQNLIEAGVNEHVEILEGDAMQTLKDLDVEWDFVLLDGWPDMVYAVFKLIEPKLKKGAVIFVDDVQGFQPSMKDYFDYVRNPENGYLSTTVYPKKAMEFTIKL is encoded by the coding sequence ATGCCCAAAGTAACCCCAGAACTTTTTGAAGTTCTACACGATAGCAGAGCTGAAAATACATTGGCTAGGCTGTATAAGGAAGCTCTCAAGCAGGGCTGGTCGATGGTTTTTCATTTCATGCCCAAAGCATTTAAGTTCTTTGGTAAAGGAATAGACTGGAAAACAGAAAATGAAAGCTTTTATGAGGATAAATATATACCAATACTACCTTATCAGGGTACCTTTATCTATATGCAAGCGAGAGCACTGAATGCGAAAAATATCCTCGAATTTGGAACGTCTTTTGGAATTTCTACAATCTATCTAGCAAAAGCGGCGAAGGACAATGGAGGTAAAGTTATTTCTACGGAGTACTTAGCCCATAAGGTTAAAATTGCCCGACAGAATCTTATTGAAGCAGGTGTCAACGAGCATGTTGAGATTTTGGAGGGGGATGCGATGCAGACTTTAAAGGATCTGGATGTGGAATGGGATTTTGTCCTTCTTGATGGTTGGCCGGACATGGTATATGCGGTATTCAAGCTCATAGAACCGAAGTTGAAAAAAGGTGCAGTGATCTTTGTGGATGATGTTCAGGGATTTCAACCTTCCATGAAGGACTATTTTGATTATGTACGCAATCCCGAAAATGGGTATCTTTCAACAACCGTATATCCAAAAAAAGCGATGGAATTTACGATTAAGCTTTAA
- a CDS encoding RNA polymerase sigma factor, translating into MISRNLIDERALLEEFRSGDQQAFERIFLLHNSALTFFANRLLLNYDQANSQEIVLDTFLKLYDRRESVVSLSSIKAFLYISVKNGCLNAIEKEKVRLRRFDTYAQNIEEFEDNVLSKIVQAELYQELQQAIELLPVQCRAIMEKLMEGKSPKEVSVELDISISTVNSQKSRAISLLKKTLSSSGMALLLFYL; encoded by the coding sequence ATGATATCCCGGAATTTGATCGACGAAAGGGCACTGCTAGAGGAATTTCGAAGCGGTGATCAGCAGGCATTTGAACGTATTTTCCTCTTACATAATAGCGCTCTGACGTTCTTTGCCAATAGGCTTCTCTTAAATTATGATCAGGCGAATTCTCAGGAAATTGTGCTGGATACTTTTCTTAAATTATATGACCGTAGAGAATCGGTTGTTTCTTTATCCAGTATAAAAGCATTCCTTTATATATCTGTAAAAAATGGCTGCCTGAATGCCATTGAAAAAGAAAAGGTACGATTGCGGAGGTTCGATACCTACGCGCAGAATATCGAGGAGTTTGAAGACAATGTGCTGAGCAAGATTGTGCAGGCGGAATTATATCAGGAACTTCAACAGGCAATTGAACTTTTACCCGTCCAATGCAGGGCGATTATGGAGAAGCTGATGGAGGGCAAAAGTCCGAAGGAGGTTTCTGTGGAGCTAGACATTAGCATCAGTACAGTCAATAGCCAAAAATCCCGGGCGATTTCTTTACTCAAAAAGACCCTTTCAAGCTCAGGAATGGCATTATTACTATTTTATTTATAA
- a CDS encoding FecR family protein: MDEHKIFEELTIVPILTRFVRGEELTVLETKTIEIWIGASKSNREIFEQLKNEEQLAKDMVDFSSIESDNTEALQKLRTKLTKRNSRERIGMYWRTAVAVIFAFGMVAAIHYYFKSKDELQDNILITTADVSPGKDQATLTFQDGKTVDLKGKPIRTDVHGTFYTDGTSIAANTVQYATLSTPRKGQYKMTLPDGTKVWLNAESSLKFPTQFTGNVRLVELIGEGYFEVAHDKSKPFFVSSRGQQVKVLGTKFNINAYENEPAILTTLVSGSVQVSTLREDMPTKLSPGQQSQLSSLSPLFLVIDVDTEPFTAWTRNDFQFDGTPLKEVFKQLERWYDIDVDYSKMPNIKVHGTISRDKKLSTVIYALEQITNLQFDVKNGRRVVIIQ; the protein is encoded by the coding sequence ATGGACGAGCATAAAATTTTTGAAGAACTAACTATTGTACCTATACTAACGAGGTTCGTCCGTGGTGAGGAACTGACTGTATTGGAAACTAAAACAATTGAAATCTGGATCGGTGCAAGTAAATCCAATAGGGAGATTTTCGAGCAGTTAAAGAATGAAGAGCAATTGGCAAAAGATATGGTTGATTTCAGTAGCATAGAATCAGACAATACAGAGGCACTTCAAAAATTAAGAACGAAATTAACAAAACGTAATTCCAGAGAAAGAATCGGAATGTATTGGCGGACTGCGGTTGCGGTTATTTTTGCTTTTGGGATGGTCGCCGCAATCCACTATTATTTCAAGTCTAAAGATGAGTTACAGGATAATATATTGATCACGACTGCGGATGTCAGTCCGGGAAAAGATCAGGCTACATTAACTTTTCAGGATGGTAAAACTGTGGATCTAAAAGGTAAGCCGATCAGGACGGATGTCCACGGTACTTTTTATACAGATGGCACTTCAATAGCAGCGAATACGGTTCAATATGCCACACTTTCCACCCCGAGAAAAGGACAATATAAAATGACTTTGCCTGATGGTACAAAGGTATGGCTGAATGCGGAATCTTCGTTGAAATTCCCTACACAGTTCACAGGTAATGTAAGGCTCGTTGAGCTAATAGGAGAAGGATACTTTGAGGTGGCTCACGATAAGTCAAAACCTTTTTTTGTTTCTTCCAGAGGGCAACAGGTTAAGGTACTGGGCACAAAGTTTAACATCAATGCTTATGAGAATGAACCTGCAATTTTGACAACATTGGTCAGCGGCAGCGTTCAGGTCAGCACTTTGCGGGAGGATATGCCCACAAAATTATCACCTGGGCAACAAAGTCAGCTTAGTTCTCTCTCTCCACTGTTTTTGGTCATTGATGTAGATACCGAACCTTTTACCGCATGGACAAGAAATGATTTTCAATTTGACGGTACTCCACTAAAAGAAGTTTTTAAACAGCTTGAGCGCTGGTATGACATTGATGTTGATTATAGCAAAATGCCAAATATAAAAGTACATGGTACGATAAGCAGGGACAAGAAACTATCCACTGTTATCTATGCACTGGAACAGATCACAAATTTACAGTTTGACGTAAAGAATGGAAGGAGGGTTGTCATTATCCAATAA
- a CDS encoding SusC/RagA family TonB-linked outer membrane protein, producing the protein MKKDHFSHRENIPMSLDMFSRRNLLRIGIRSSLFFMLLAGGGTAIKAQRISLTLQNAPLKTAISELRKATKYDFTYNDALLKKVGPISVDLKNATLEETLSSLFWNQPIEFQIADGVIILKERRTSNQKNVPISKKKETIKGRIVDESGNPLSGATIQVKGTNFTTTSDGTGAFELPDEFSESNLRISYLGFSQIEVAARNAERIVLTANNNRIEEVSVVASGYQSIPKERATGSFSKVDNATFNRQVSTDVISRLKGIAPSILFDERSGSPKLTIRGQATIFGNDQPLIVVDNFPYEGDINNINPNDIEDIDILKDAAAASIWGVRAGNGVIVIKTKKGRADQPMNIGFTSNITIGEKPDLYYLPKIASTDFIDIEKMLFDKGYYNTIISNTTANRPYSPVVQILNNQKNGLITSEEASIQIDGLRKYELRDDMSKYLYQNAVKQQYALNLSGGSKKYNYYFSSGFDKNRDSEKGEGFNRISINSNQVFRPIEKLEISAGLSYNQNNQSKSNVISMLNNMGTELMYPYARLVNDNGDPAIVIKDVSSVLKDKAITAGLLNWDFVPLEELNYQNNKFKQAEMRLNTAIKYNFLPILSAEVRFQYENQQGRRRNYYDQDSYLMRDQINRFTSVTNGVMTRNIPIGGRLDNTNSELNALNGRFQLNYDQKWNKHQVNAIAGVEVRETKANSISSRQYGFDPNVGSSIFVDYITRFSQYGKGGTATISNYDNYTGTIDRIRSYYINGAYNYDLKYVISASARIDQSNLFGVKTNQKSVPLWSTGFKWNINKENFYHLDWLSQLSLRSTYGYSGNIDRTTTAYTTARISKNYYNNLPNADLVTPPNNELRWERNRMFNIGADFVLKNNRLSGSIEYFNRNGKDLIGNGDIDPTTGFASFRGNVANMSGKGIDVELNSINIQSQSFNWKTTAIFSYAKDVITAYKRPTSLSNFVTDNSIIRNASLYNPVVGRSLFGIYSYPWAGLDPQTGQARGYLDGQPSVQYAQITQQLTEDPENRLIYHGNALAPYFGALRNMVSYKGFDLSFNITYRFGYYFKRNSIMYTALYNNYGLHGDYYKRWQKPGDELSTNVPAMVYPGVNVADQYYINSEVLVSKGDHIRLQDINLAYNLDSKLSQKLHLKNLRLFGYVNNVAMIWKANKDNLDPDFPTSRPIRTFTLGLNCNL; encoded by the coding sequence ATGAAAAAAGATCATTTTTCCCATAGGGAAAACATACCCATGTCATTGGATATGTTTTCGAGGAGAAATCTACTGCGCATTGGCATAAGGAGCAGTCTGTTCTTTATGCTACTTGCAGGCGGTGGCACTGCAATCAAGGCGCAACGCATTAGCCTCACATTACAAAATGCTCCCCTTAAAACCGCCATTTCGGAACTTCGTAAAGCTACCAAGTATGATTTTACGTATAATGATGCCCTGTTAAAAAAGGTCGGTCCTATCAGCGTTGATTTAAAAAACGCGACTTTAGAAGAAACTCTCAGTTCACTCTTCTGGAATCAGCCTATTGAATTTCAAATCGCAGATGGTGTGATCATCTTAAAAGAGCGGAGAACATCTAATCAGAAGAATGTTCCCATTTCTAAAAAAAAAGAAACAATAAAGGGAAGAATCGTTGATGAAAGCGGTAATCCTCTTTCAGGGGCGACGATCCAAGTAAAGGGAACCAACTTTACCACAACTTCTGATGGAACAGGGGCTTTTGAACTTCCCGATGAATTCTCTGAATCCAACCTGCGAATATCTTATTTGGGATTTTCACAGATTGAAGTAGCAGCAAGGAACGCGGAAAGAATCGTCCTTACTGCGAATAACAACCGGATCGAGGAGGTGAGTGTTGTAGCCAGCGGGTATCAGTCCATTCCAAAGGAAAGGGCTACGGGGTCATTTTCCAAAGTCGATAATGCGACTTTTAACCGTCAGGTTTCAACTGATGTTATCAGCAGATTAAAGGGTATAGCGCCATCTATATTGTTTGACGAACGTTCAGGTTCTCCGAAGTTAACGATCAGGGGACAGGCTACGATCTTTGGTAACGATCAACCGTTAATTGTTGTTGATAATTTCCCGTATGAAGGGGATATCAACAATATCAATCCGAACGATATTGAGGATATTGATATTTTGAAAGATGCGGCAGCCGCTTCGATTTGGGGAGTACGTGCTGGTAATGGTGTGATCGTGATTAAAACTAAAAAAGGACGAGCAGACCAGCCGATGAATATTGGTTTTACTTCTAATATCACTATAGGAGAGAAACCGGATCTTTATTATTTGCCTAAGATAGCATCTACAGATTTTATTGATATCGAGAAGATGTTATTTGATAAAGGATATTATAATACGATTATCAGCAATACGACTGCAAATAGACCTTATTCACCCGTTGTTCAAATTTTGAATAATCAAAAGAATGGACTTATTACATCGGAGGAAGCAAGTATTCAAATTGATGGTTTAAGAAAGTATGAATTGCGTGATGATATGTCTAAATACCTATATCAAAATGCGGTTAAGCAACAATATGCTTTGAACCTCAGTGGTGGGAGCAAAAAATATAACTATTATTTTTCTTCCGGCTTTGATAAAAATAGAGATTCTGAGAAAGGTGAAGGCTTCAATAGGATAAGTATCAATAGTAATCAGGTTTTCCGCCCGATAGAAAAACTGGAGATTTCTGCGGGACTGTCATATAATCAAAATAATCAATCTAAGTCGAATGTTATTTCCATGCTTAATAATATGGGGACAGAATTGATGTACCCTTATGCTAGATTAGTAAATGACAATGGAGATCCTGCTATCGTTATTAAGGATGTCAGTAGTGTATTGAAAGATAAAGCAATAACAGCTGGTTTACTAAATTGGGATTTTGTTCCTCTTGAAGAATTGAATTACCAAAATAATAAGTTCAAACAAGCTGAAATGCGCCTAAATACTGCAATCAAATACAATTTTCTTCCAATTTTATCGGCAGAAGTAAGATTCCAGTATGAAAATCAACAAGGAAGAAGAAGAAATTATTATGATCAGGATAGCTATTTGATGCGAGACCAGATCAATCGCTTTACTTCTGTTACTAATGGTGTTATGACCCGAAATATTCCAATTGGCGGAAGACTAGACAACACCAATTCAGAATTAAATGCACTAAATGGACGTTTTCAATTAAATTATGATCAAAAATGGAACAAACATCAGGTTAATGCAATAGCTGGAGTTGAAGTTAGAGAAACAAAAGCAAACAGTATTAGCTCAAGACAATATGGTTTTGATCCCAATGTTGGTTCAAGTATTTTTGTAGACTATATTACGCGCTTTTCTCAATATGGTAAAGGCGGTACTGCTACAATATCAAATTATGATAATTATACAGGTACCATAGATAGAATTCGCTCTTATTATATAAATGGAGCATATAATTATGATCTGAAATATGTAATTTCTGCTAGTGCAAGGATTGATCAATCAAATCTTTTTGGGGTAAAAACCAATCAAAAATCTGTTCCATTATGGTCAACAGGATTTAAATGGAATATAAATAAGGAGAATTTCTATCATTTGGACTGGCTATCGCAATTAAGTCTTAGATCGACTTATGGATATAGTGGAAATATTGACAGAACAACCACTGCTTATACAACTGCGCGGATTTCTAAAAATTATTATAATAATTTACCAAATGCTGATCTTGTGACACCTCCCAATAATGAACTCCGTTGGGAACGTAATAGAATGTTTAATATTGGGGCAGACTTTGTATTAAAGAACAACCGACTTTCGGGTTCGATAGAATATTTTAACCGCAATGGAAAAGATCTCATTGGCAATGGTGATATAGATCCCACTACCGGATTTGCGTCATTTCGTGGAAATGTCGCCAATATGAGCGGAAAAGGTATAGATGTTGAGTTGAATTCTATAAATATTCAGTCCCAATCTTTTAATTGGAAAACAACAGCAATTTTTTCTTATGCTAAAGATGTTATTACCGCCTACAAGCGACCGACAAGCCTAAGCAATTTTGTTACGGATAACAGTATTATAAGAAATGCATCATTATACAATCCTGTTGTCGGAAGATCATTGTTCGGAATTTATAGCTATCCCTGGGCGGGGTTAGATCCTCAAACTGGACAGGCCAGAGGTTATCTGGATGGGCAACCGTCTGTACAATATGCACAGATTACTCAACAACTAACGGAAGATCCTGAAAATAGGCTAATTTATCATGGTAATGCTCTTGCACCTTATTTTGGTGCATTACGAAACATGGTTAGTTATAAAGGATTTGATCTTTCTTTTAATATCACCTATCGTTTCGGGTACTATTTTAAAAGAAATTCGATTATGTATACTGCGCTTTATAATAATTATGGTTTGCATGGAGATTATTATAAAAGGTGGCAAAAACCGGGAGATGAACTGAGCACGAATGTTCCGGCAATGGTCTATCCGGGCGTTAATGTTGCGGATCAGTATTATATTAATTCAGAAGTACTGGTAAGTAAAGGTGATCATATCAGGCTTCAGGATATAAACCTTGCATACAATCTTGATTCGAAATTATCACAAAAACTTCACCTTAAGAATTTACGTCTATTTGGTTACGTAAATAATGTTGCTATGATCTGGAAGGCTAACAAAGACAATTTAGATCCTGATTTCCCAACATCAAGGCCGATACGGACTTTTACTTTGGGGCTTAATTGTAACCTTTAA
- a CDS encoding RagB/SusD family nutrient uptake outer membrane protein, translating to MKKKIKLLLPIALLFLMPSCSKDWLEEKQDIKLVVPTTLNDLSLLMNSSQFLYDGRGAMEVSCDDLEVSLEQFNSLSTDFERKLLTWTVDIFPKLGNGTIQEEWELPYNQVQVCNVTLKALDKINRTSSNSELYDRVKGTALYHRSRAFLNLAMTFCKYYDASTAETDLGIPLKIEEDINEPIFRSSLKQTYQRITEDLSLAATLLPQNALSATHITNAGAFALLARTYLYMNVYDKAYDAAQSSLKLYSVLDDYNSFNPTDARPFLAKSKEVHIMIESVTAYETAVGLSSSIPQELFQLYSENDLRKQLYFRSQDGKNVWRGSPLGNNLGGTATDENFLIAAECAARMGNRVKALELLNTLLVKRYKTGTFIPITATTDSDALDKILIERRKELLKRGLRLQDLKRLNKDQRYAKTLTRTVGDKTYTLPPNDKRYILPIPQYIINYNGIEQN from the coding sequence ATGAAAAAGAAAATCAAATTACTATTACCAATCGCTCTCCTGTTTCTTATGCCATCGTGTTCTAAGGATTGGCTTGAGGAAAAGCAGGATATAAAACTTGTTGTTCCTACAACACTTAATGATCTGAGCCTATTAATGAATTCAAGTCAGTTCCTTTATGACGGGAGAGGGGCAATGGAGGTCTCTTGTGATGATCTTGAGGTGTCACTAGAACAATTTAATTCATTAAGTACTGATTTTGAACGGAAATTATTGACTTGGACCGTGGATATATTTCCAAAGTTAGGAAATGGCACTATCCAAGAAGAATGGGAACTGCCTTATAATCAAGTTCAAGTCTGTAACGTAACATTAAAGGCACTAGATAAAATAAATAGAACATCAAGCAATTCAGAGTTATATGATCGTGTAAAAGGGACCGCACTTTATCATCGGTCACGGGCTTTTTTAAATCTTGCTATGACCTTTTGTAAGTATTATGATGCCTCAACCGCTGAGACCGATCTCGGAATTCCACTGAAAATAGAGGAAGATATAAACGAACCCATTTTTAGGAGCTCATTGAAACAGACCTATCAAAGAATAACAGAAGATCTTAGTTTAGCTGCTACGTTATTACCTCAGAACGCATTGTCTGCTACCCACATTACTAATGCTGGCGCGTTTGCTTTACTCGCTCGTACGTATTTGTATATGAATGTTTATGATAAGGCCTATGACGCAGCCCAAAGTTCCTTAAAATTATATTCTGTTCTGGATGACTACAATAGTTTTAATCCTACTGATGCGCGTCCTTTCCTGGCAAAAAGTAAGGAAGTACATATAATGATCGAATCAGTCACAGCATATGAAACAGCAGTTGGACTATCTTCTTCAATTCCCCAAGAACTGTTTCAACTATATAGTGAAAATGATCTCAGAAAGCAATTATATTTTAGAAGTCAGGATGGAAAAAATGTTTGGCGAGGATCACCACTGGGGAATAATCTTGGTGGTACTGCAACGGACGAAAATTTTCTAATTGCAGCAGAGTGTGCTGCCAGAATGGGAAATAGAGTAAAAGCCTTAGAATTGCTTAATACGCTGTTGGTAAAAAGGTATAAAACGGGAACATTTATTCCTATTACAGCAACTACCGATTCTGACGCTCTAGATAAAATACTTATTGAAAGAAGGAAGGAATTATTAAAGAGAGGATTACGTTTGCAGGACTTAAAACGACTGAATAAAGATCAACGTTATGCGAAAACTCTGACAAGAACTGTTGGCGATAAAACATATACCTTACCACCGAATGATAAACGGTACATACTTCCAATTCCGCAATACATTATCAATTATAATGGAATAGAGCAGAACTAA